One Tunturibacter gelidoferens genomic region harbors:
- a CDS encoding metal-dependent hydrolase family protein codes for MRYANHVKHYLLLILLQIAVSSVFAQTTPRTLLRAGHVLDVKTGAEPAAQTIIVTGDRITAIAPTASTPKQPGDIEIDLTKYTVMPGLIDVHTHLTMAPNFDPYYELSMTPAKEAIIGVENAKVTLEAGFTTVRNVGANDFTDVALRDEINAGHIPGPHMQVSGPALGITGGHMDENLLPYEYHVHGQGVADGIPAVQHQVRENIKYGADLIKIGATGGVLSKGDDPQASQYTLEEMQAIVADAHRLGRKVAAHAHGAQGILFATEAGVDSIEHGSYINDEDIALMKKKGTYLVPTAYLIDWAQQYANLPPFYAQKMKDVSAVEKQNIAKAIKAGVKIALGTDAAVYPHGLNAHEVDVYVNQFGMSPLQGIQTGTTNAADLMGWTDRVGTLEPGKWADLIAIDGDPLKDVKLLQHVPFVMKSGVVYKDETHK; via the coding sequence ATGCGTTACGCGAATCACGTGAAACACTATCTGCTCCTTATTTTGTTACAAATTGCAGTTTCTTCCGTGTTCGCTCAAACGACACCACGCACCCTCCTCCGCGCCGGTCATGTCCTCGACGTGAAAACCGGCGCAGAACCTGCCGCGCAGACCATCATCGTCACCGGCGACCGCATTACCGCGATCGCGCCGACGGCCTCTACCCCGAAGCAGCCCGGCGATATCGAGATCGACCTCACGAAATACACCGTCATGCCAGGCCTGATCGACGTGCACACCCATCTCACCATGGCGCCGAACTTTGACCCCTACTACGAACTCTCCATGACTCCCGCCAAAGAGGCGATCATCGGCGTCGAAAACGCAAAGGTCACGCTCGAAGCCGGCTTCACCACTGTGCGCAACGTTGGCGCGAACGATTTCACCGACGTTGCCTTACGCGATGAGATCAACGCTGGTCATATTCCCGGCCCGCATATGCAGGTCTCCGGCCCCGCCCTCGGTATCACCGGCGGACACATGGACGAGAACCTTCTCCCGTACGAGTACCATGTCCACGGCCAGGGTGTAGCCGACGGCATCCCCGCCGTTCAGCACCAGGTCCGCGAAAACATCAAGTACGGTGCCGACCTCATCAAGATCGGAGCCACCGGAGGCGTCCTCTCCAAGGGCGACGATCCGCAAGCCTCGCAGTACACCCTAGAAGAGATGCAGGCCATCGTCGCCGATGCTCATCGTCTTGGACGCAAGGTGGCGGCCCACGCGCATGGAGCACAAGGCATCCTCTTCGCCACCGAAGCTGGCGTCGACTCCATCGAACACGGCAGCTACATCAACGACGAAGATATCGCCCTCATGAAGAAGAAGGGCACCTACCTCGTTCCGACGGCTTATCTCATCGATTGGGCTCAGCAGTACGCCAATCTGCCTCCTTTCTATGCTCAGAAGATGAAGGACGTCAGCGCCGTTGAAAAGCAGAACATCGCAAAAGCGATCAAAGCCGGCGTCAAAATCGCGCTCGGCACAGACGCGGCCGTCTACCCGCATGGACTCAACGCGCACGAGGTCGATGTCTACGTCAATCAGTTTGGCATGTCGCCCCTGCAAGGCATCCAGACCGGCACCACGAACGCGGCCGATCTCATGGGCTGGACCGACCGCGTCGGCACGCTAGAACCCGGCAAGTGGGCCGACCTCATCGCCATCGACGGCGACCCGCTCAAGGACGTCAAGCTCCTCCAGCACGTCCCCTTCGTCATGAAGTCCGGCGTGGTCTACAAAGACGAGACTCACAAGTAG
- a CDS encoding methyltransferase family protein, producing the protein MKASALEFRLRFIIGIIIYLLGFIAPWNSLLHLDSIRTWQYLAAWPARSGWLGFSAATIAVLVLGIVCAFVGAFLRTWGSAYVDPSIVQAGAMHGEGFVAAGPYRYLRNPLYLGTFFHTFALALLMPPSGAIFCILAIILFHLRLILGGEFFLTAKLGAPYLEYCAKVPRLFPSFTARIPAFPMRPTWPTAFLSEIYMWGVAISFATLGWRYNSMLIIKGVLISLGLSLIVRAFLKPAPKRA; encoded by the coding sequence ATGAAAGCCTCAGCCCTTGAGTTTCGTCTTCGTTTCATCATTGGCATCATCATTTACCTGCTCGGATTCATTGCCCCGTGGAACAGCCTGCTGCACCTGGACTCCATCCGCACCTGGCAGTACCTTGCCGCATGGCCCGCGCGTAGCGGCTGGCTTGGCTTCAGTGCTGCCACTATCGCGGTTCTGGTCCTCGGCATCGTCTGCGCCTTCGTAGGAGCGTTCCTGCGCACCTGGGGCTCCGCTTACGTCGATCCCTCCATCGTTCAGGCTGGCGCGATGCACGGCGAAGGGTTCGTGGCGGCTGGTCCCTATCGCTATCTCCGCAATCCGCTCTACCTGGGCACCTTCTTCCACACCTTCGCGCTCGCGCTTCTCATGCCGCCCAGCGGAGCGATCTTCTGTATCCTCGCCATCATCCTCTTCCATCTACGCCTCATCTTAGGAGGAGAGTTCTTCCTCACGGCAAAACTCGGTGCTCCTTATCTTGAGTACTGCGCCAAAGTCCCACGCCTCTTCCCGTCATTCACCGCACGCATTCCCGCGTTCCCCATGCGCCCCACCTGGCCCACAGCATTCCTATCCGAAATCTACATGTGGGGTGTGGCCATCTCCTTCGCGACGCTCGGCTGGCGCTACAACTCCATGCTCATCATCAAGGGTGTCCTCATCTCACTCGGCCTCTCCCTCATCGTCCGCGCCTTCCTCAAGCCCGCACCCAAGAGAGCCTAG
- a CDS encoding GNAT family N-acetyltransferase, which produces MWVRRVFPLQMADSSLTRPHDYFLLTDRLGFGQWSEGDLPLALELWGDPGVSSLIGGPFTDREIGARLARERAMLIDHQVQYWPVFLLQSDDFAGCAGLRPYKNDGRIFEMGVHLKPSYQGQGLAQEAARAVIDFAFKTLQVRGLFVGHHPKNAASRRLIGRLGFSFTHEEFYAPTGSNHLSYLLMNPGCPETL; this is translated from the coding sequence ATGTGGGTGCGGCGGGTTTTCCCTTTACAGATGGCGGATTCCTCTTTGACTCGACCGCACGACTACTTTCTTCTGACAGATCGCTTAGGGTTTGGACAGTGGAGCGAAGGAGACCTTCCCCTCGCCCTTGAACTATGGGGCGATCCTGGAGTGTCTTCGCTGATTGGCGGGCCCTTTACCGATCGTGAGATCGGTGCGCGGCTAGCTCGTGAGAGAGCCATGTTGATCGACCACCAGGTTCAGTATTGGCCTGTCTTCCTGCTTCAAAGCGATGATTTTGCCGGGTGTGCCGGACTTCGGCCCTATAAAAACGATGGCCGCATCTTTGAGATGGGAGTCCATCTGAAACCTAGTTACCAGGGGCAGGGCCTTGCTCAAGAGGCGGCACGAGCCGTTATCGATTTCGCATTCAAGACGCTGCAAGTCCGAGGATTGTTCGTGGGACATCACCCGAAAAATGCCGCGTCGCGACGCCTCATCGGAAGGCTTGGTTTTTCTTTTACGCACGAAGAGTTCTATGCACCTACAGGCTCAAATCACCTGTCCTATCTGCTGATGAATCCGGGCTGTCCCGAAACTCTCTAG
- a CDS encoding HU family DNA-binding protein — protein sequence MAKGMTKTALVRHLAEKLELTNKQTAGFLELLAETAVKETKKNGEFTIPGIGKLVKAERKARLGRNPQTGETIKIKAKTVVKFRVAKVAKDTIAPVKK from the coding sequence ATGGCAAAGGGAATGACAAAGACAGCGCTGGTTCGCCACCTGGCGGAAAAGCTCGAACTCACCAACAAGCAGACCGCTGGTTTCCTGGAACTGCTGGCAGAGACCGCAGTGAAAGAGACCAAGAAGAATGGCGAGTTCACCATTCCTGGGATCGGCAAGCTGGTAAAGGCAGAGCGTAAGGCGCGTCTTGGCCGCAACCCGCAGACGGGTGAGACCATCAAGATCAAGGCCAAGACCGTGGTGAAGTTCCGCGTGGCCAAGGTTGCAAAGGACACAATCGCACCGGTAAAGAAGTAG
- a CDS encoding DUF4386 domain-containing protein — protein MSSTKNPGRFAGLLYLLFSIPGVFAMVYVPSKLLVHGNAAATANNIAASETLFRLGIAAQLISQAGFIFVALALYDLLKGVNRRYASLMVTFVVVSIPIAFLNELNSIAALVLVRGADFLSLFEKPQRDALAMLFLNLHFQGLVVDEIFFGLWLLPLALLVYGSRLLPRFLGIWLALDGLAWMILSLTGILLPQYYDKVFTYAQPASFGEVAFMLWLVIRGARSPALDATALSSAVS, from the coding sequence ATGAGTTCCACGAAGAACCCAGGCAGATTCGCAGGACTGCTGTATCTACTCTTCTCAATACCTGGCGTCTTCGCCATGGTCTATGTTCCCAGCAAGCTACTCGTGCACGGAAACGCAGCGGCGACGGCCAACAACATTGCGGCCTCCGAGACGCTTTTTCGCCTCGGCATCGCGGCCCAACTCATCAGTCAGGCCGGTTTTATCTTCGTGGCGCTGGCTTTATACGACCTGCTCAAGGGGGTCAACCGGCGGTACGCCTCGCTCATGGTGACGTTCGTTGTTGTCTCGATCCCGATAGCGTTTCTGAATGAGCTGAACTCAATCGCTGCCCTCGTTCTGGTGCGCGGGGCTGACTTCCTATCGCTATTTGAAAAGCCTCAGCGGGATGCTCTGGCTATGCTGTTCCTTAATCTTCATTTTCAGGGACTTGTTGTTGACGAAATATTTTTTGGTCTGTGGCTCTTACCGCTCGCGCTGCTGGTGTACGGGTCGCGATTGCTGCCGCGCTTCCTGGGCATCTGGCTCGCCCTCGATGGCCTGGCGTGGATGATCCTGAGCCTTACGGGCATACTGTTGCCGCAATACTACGACAAGGTGTTTACCTACGCTCAGCCCGCCTCTTTCGGGGAGGTGGCGTTTATGCTGTGGCTTGTCATCAGGGGCGCCAGGTCGCCAGCGCTGGACGCCACAGCCTTATCGTCGGCGGTTAGTTAG
- a CDS encoding peptide-N4-asparagine amidase, producing MHKALSPSRVDGVLPSVSKFLLLASLALCTASAQVVPVPPTPQVGSSNPATAEPLVSRPPTKPCVVSLLSNAAFENFNGAPLTYAPPAACPGPWAKVVLTADFTVTAGRQFDRSAWFYLGDTNIFYGTTAEPRAALSPSWHIERDVTDLTALFKSPQTGLASIGNIVNSTYTGIIYASAALEFYPASWQAPAPVTPDIVVPVSSGNGPVTLNTTTDQATATLNLPRNVEKVYLDVISQSQIGDEFWYLCVPSAVAGELETCGNTAFRETEISIDGKPAGVAPVYPWIYTGGLDPYLWEPITGVQTLDFKPYRVDLTPFAGLLADGSTHTVAVSVYNANGYFLSTANMLVYTDHGSKEVSGGVLSNTLSAAPNPEVVQNLSTDSSGTTTGTVNVGSNRTFAITGYVNTSHGRVETTVAQKVNFLSAQTFNVNPVTQPEIQNLVQTSTVDSETTTRDSFLIEKTTRHISFPLTLDYTLINNPDGTFTQTVSVDQRNLHTEAKSLDGFSYFHSNTQEQVASKDTIQLSSGFSILAPGVGTSSASYRSNDSLGDCYSRSLTAANQKLTSVTDGKGCHDHNPWF from the coding sequence ATGCACAAAGCACTCTCCCCCTCGCGCGTCGACGGAGTCCTCCCTTCCGTTTCGAAATTTCTCCTCCTCGCATCCCTCGCCCTCTGCACCGCCTCTGCGCAAGTCGTCCCCGTGCCGCCGACCCCGCAGGTAGGCTCTTCGAACCCAGCCACGGCCGAGCCTCTTGTCTCTCGCCCCCCCACCAAACCCTGCGTCGTCTCTCTGCTCAGCAACGCAGCCTTTGAAAACTTCAACGGCGCGCCCCTCACCTACGCGCCTCCCGCAGCCTGCCCCGGTCCCTGGGCGAAGGTCGTCCTCACTGCCGACTTTACCGTCACCGCCGGCCGCCAGTTCGACCGCAGCGCCTGGTTCTATCTCGGCGACACCAACATCTTCTACGGCACCACCGCCGAACCTCGCGCCGCCCTCAGCCCCTCCTGGCACATTGAGCGTGATGTCACCGACCTCACGGCACTCTTCAAATCGCCACAGACCGGCCTCGCCTCCATCGGCAACATCGTCAACTCCACCTACACCGGCATCATCTACGCCAGCGCCGCGCTCGAGTTCTACCCAGCCTCCTGGCAAGCCCCCGCTCCCGTCACGCCCGACATCGTTGTACCAGTAAGCTCCGGCAACGGCCCCGTCACCCTCAACACCACCACCGACCAGGCCACCGCCACCCTCAACCTCCCACGCAACGTTGAGAAGGTCTACCTCGACGTCATCTCGCAAAGCCAGATCGGCGACGAGTTCTGGTACCTCTGCGTCCCCAGCGCCGTCGCAGGCGAGCTCGAAACCTGCGGCAACACCGCCTTCCGCGAGACCGAAATCTCCATCGACGGCAAACCCGCCGGCGTCGCTCCCGTCTACCCTTGGATCTACACCGGAGGCCTCGACCCCTATCTCTGGGAGCCCATCACCGGCGTCCAGACCCTCGACTTCAAGCCCTACCGCGTCGACCTCACGCCCTTCGCCGGCCTCCTCGCCGACGGCAGCACACACACCGTCGCCGTCAGCGTCTACAACGCCAACGGATACTTCCTCTCCACCGCCAACATGCTCGTCTACACCGACCACGGCAGCAAAGAAGTCTCAGGCGGAGTCCTCAGCAACACCCTCAGCGCCGCACCAAATCCTGAGGTCGTTCAGAACCTCTCCACCGACTCCAGCGGCACCACCACCGGCACCGTCAACGTAGGCTCCAATCGCACCTTCGCCATTACCGGATACGTCAACACCTCGCACGGCCGCGTCGAAACCACTGTCGCACAAAAGGTCAACTTCCTCAGCGCCCAGACTTTCAACGTCAATCCGGTAACCCAACCCGAAATCCAAAACCTGGTTCAGACCAGCACCGTCGACTCCGAGACCACAACTCGCGACAGTTTCCTAATCGAGAAGACAACCAGGCACATCTCTTTCCCCCTCACCCTCGACTACACCTTAATCAATAATCCCGACGGTACCTTCACGCAGACAGTCTCAGTCGACCAGCGGAACCTCCACACTGAAGCGAAGTCTCTTGACGGCTTTTCCTACTTTCATTCCAACACTCAAGAGCAGGTCGCTTCAAAGGACACTATTCAACTAAGCTCCGGCTTCAGCATCCTTGCGCCCGGCGTAGGCACCTCCAGCGCCTCCTACCGCAGCAACGACTCCCTCGGCGACTGCTACAGCCGCTCTCTCACCGCCGCGAACCAGAAGCTGACCTCCGTCACCGACGGCAAAGGCTGCCACGACCACAACCCCTGGTTCTAA
- a CDS encoding LLM class flavin-dependent oxidoreductase → MQIGIDSFAALVPDPVTGHTVTAQQRIAHLLEEIKLADEVGLDHFGLGEHHRTEYLDSAPAVILAAAASITKTIRLTSAVTVLSAADPVRVFQEFATLDLISGGRAEIVAGRGSFIESFPLFGLKLEDYDDLFAEKLDLLLTLRQSNNIHWSGKHRAALTGQGVFPRPLQNPLPVWLGVGGTPESFARAGMLGLPLMVAIIGGEPHRFRPLIDLYREAGKQAGHAPDSLKVGIHALGYVADTDQQASDDFFPGYAEAFTKIGKERGWPPVTRSQFEALRRPTGALMVSDPETVASKLLKMNEALGGISRISFQMSVAALHHDKLLHAIELLGTKVAPIIRKSLSVPNAAK, encoded by the coding sequence ATGCAGATCGGCATTGACAGCTTCGCCGCACTCGTTCCAGATCCCGTCACGGGCCACACCGTCACCGCGCAGCAGCGCATCGCCCATCTCCTCGAAGAGATCAAGCTCGCCGACGAAGTTGGCCTCGACCACTTCGGCCTCGGCGAGCATCACCGGACCGAGTACCTCGACTCCGCCCCCGCCGTCATCCTCGCAGCGGCAGCCTCCATCACCAAAACCATCCGCCTTACCTCTGCCGTCACCGTCCTCAGCGCCGCCGACCCCGTCCGCGTCTTTCAGGAGTTCGCAACCCTCGACCTCATCTCCGGTGGCCGCGCAGAGATCGTCGCCGGCCGCGGCTCCTTCATCGAGTCCTTCCCGCTCTTCGGCCTCAAGCTCGAAGACTACGACGACCTCTTCGCAGAAAAGCTTGATCTTCTCCTGACCCTTCGCCAGAGCAACAACATCCACTGGTCCGGCAAACATCGCGCCGCGCTCACCGGACAAGGAGTCTTCCCGCGCCCGCTGCAAAACCCGCTGCCCGTCTGGCTCGGCGTCGGTGGCACACCAGAGTCCTTCGCCCGCGCCGGCATGCTCGGCCTTCCTCTCATGGTCGCCATCATCGGCGGCGAGCCCCACCGCTTCCGCCCCCTCATCGACCTCTACCGCGAAGCAGGCAAACAAGCAGGCCACGCGCCAGACTCGCTCAAAGTCGGCATCCACGCCCTCGGCTACGTAGCCGACACAGACCAGCAGGCCTCCGACGACTTCTTCCCCGGCTACGCCGAAGCCTTCACCAAGATCGGCAAAGAACGCGGCTGGCCGCCAGTCACTCGCAGCCAGTTCGAAGCCCTCCGCCGTCCCACCGGCGCCCTCATGGTCAGTGATCCCGAAACCGTAGCCTCAAAGCTCCTCAAGATGAACGAAGCCCTCGGCGGCATCTCCCGCATCAGCTTCCAGATGAGCGTAGCCGCTCTGCACCACGACAAACTCCTCCATGCCATCGAGCTCCTCGGCACGAAGGTAGCTCCCATCATCCGCAAATCTCTCTCAGTACCCAACGCGGCAAAATAA
- a CDS encoding patatin-like phospholipase family protein, with protein MSLYRRTGRTLFRSLILLITTGITHSQTIPATTPSPAPDLAPATTAPKSQDAAPTASRHPRVALVLEGGGALGFAHIGVLQYLEQHHIPVDLVVGTSMGGLVGGLYATGRTPDEIRELVQNIDWTRAIGGRVPFSDLSYRRKQDRIEYPNRLEFGLRHGISLPEGLNSGHEVGLILDAATLADYNLKSFDDLPVPFRCVATNMNTGKAHVFDNGSLARALRATMSIPAIFVPVVIDGVTYTDGAAVDNLPVDVAKANGADFIIASYLDNSGGPQTTPGSFLATTGNFVSIAIAANEMHSLEAADILITSKLQGFTSSMFTKSSEIIPKGVDAAEAKAKLLDRFSVTDAEWAAYVAQRNSRRKTEVPDPQFVTVAGVTGPARVEIERSLQQVINRPINAAFLDKEMTRYVGYGTLNAAGYNLIDRNGATGLSINAYPRYNGPPFLDLAINIDGGDTQDVLFGMAGRIIFQNLGGFRSEWRTDIFFGYSYGVRSEYYRPFTPHSNFFYAPRAYATSSRFDFYNEGSRTSQYQINQNGVGFDVGYTWRRNAELRLGQDEYWYSVSKRVDFDNLSIPPQQQSVSSLRYTYYGTDNAVLPFRGVNTFLRVERHEPSKGNDPFTLAEARVAGYLPLNEKNSVFLTASGGTAFGAPPEVTDLQGFPLGGPFRLGSYGRNELLGTQYWLFQGGYERKIFRLPPLLGEGVYAVGFFEGGKVYNNLNPVDELESEAWDGSVAVIVRTALGPIYIGGAAGNNDHRKWWFGLGHVF; from the coding sequence ATGTCGCTGTATCGAAGAACCGGTCGCACTCTGTTCCGTTCCCTCATACTCCTCATCACTACCGGCATCACTCACAGCCAGACCATCCCTGCAACCACCCCATCTCCTGCTCCCGATCTCGCTCCAGCGACCACGGCACCCAAATCCCAGGACGCAGCCCCCACCGCCAGCCGTCATCCCCGCGTAGCCCTCGTCCTCGAAGGTGGCGGAGCCCTCGGCTTTGCTCACATCGGCGTCCTTCAGTATCTCGAGCAGCACCACATCCCAGTCGACCTCGTCGTCGGCACTAGCATGGGCGGCCTGGTCGGCGGACTCTACGCCACCGGTCGAACCCCCGACGAGATCCGAGAACTCGTCCAGAACATCGACTGGACCCGCGCCATCGGCGGCCGCGTCCCCTTCTCCGACCTCTCCTACCGTCGCAAGCAGGACCGGATCGAATACCCTAACCGCCTCGAGTTCGGCCTCCGCCACGGCATCTCCCTGCCTGAGGGACTCAACTCCGGCCATGAGGTCGGCCTCATCCTCGACGCCGCCACCCTCGCCGACTACAACCTCAAGTCCTTCGACGATCTCCCCGTTCCCTTCCGCTGCGTCGCCACCAACATGAACACAGGCAAAGCCCACGTCTTCGACAACGGCTCCCTCGCCCGAGCCCTCCGCGCCACCATGTCCATCCCCGCGATCTTCGTCCCCGTCGTCATCGATGGCGTCACCTACACCGACGGCGCAGCAGTAGACAACCTCCCCGTCGACGTCGCAAAAGCCAACGGAGCAGACTTCATCATCGCCAGCTACCTAGACAACTCAGGCGGCCCACAGACAACTCCCGGCTCTTTCCTCGCCACCACCGGAAACTTCGTCAGCATCGCCATCGCCGCTAACGAGATGCACAGCCTCGAAGCCGCCGACATCCTCATCACCTCTAAACTTCAGGGCTTCACCAGCAGTATGTTCACCAAATCCAGCGAGATCATCCCCAAAGGTGTAGACGCGGCCGAAGCCAAAGCCAAACTCCTCGACCGCTTCTCCGTCACCGACGCCGAATGGGCGGCATACGTCGCCCAGCGCAACTCCCGCCGCAAGACCGAAGTCCCCGATCCCCAATTTGTAACCGTAGCAGGTGTAACTGGCCCAGCCCGCGTCGAGATCGAACGGAGCCTTCAGCAGGTCATCAACAGACCCATCAACGCTGCCTTCCTCGACAAGGAGATGACCCGATACGTCGGCTATGGCACCCTCAACGCCGCTGGCTACAACCTTATCGACCGCAACGGCGCAACCGGGCTCTCCATCAACGCCTACCCCCGCTACAACGGCCCTCCCTTCCTTGACCTCGCCATCAACATCGATGGCGGCGACACCCAGGACGTCCTCTTCGGCATGGCCGGCCGCATCATCTTCCAGAACCTCGGAGGCTTCCGCTCCGAGTGGCGCACCGACATCTTCTTTGGCTACTCCTACGGCGTCCGCAGCGAGTACTACCGGCCCTTCACGCCCCACAGCAACTTCTTCTATGCTCCCCGCGCCTACGCCACCAGCAGCCGGTTCGACTTCTACAACGAAGGCTCCCGAACCTCGCAGTATCAAATCAACCAGAACGGCGTCGGCTTCGATGTCGGCTACACCTGGCGCCGCAACGCCGAACTCCGCCTCGGTCAGGACGAGTACTGGTACTCCGTCTCCAAACGTGTCGATTTCGACAACCTCTCCATCCCGCCCCAGCAGCAAAGCGTCTCCTCTCTCCGCTACACCTACTACGGCACCGACAATGCCGTACTCCCCTTCCGAGGCGTCAACACCTTTCTCCGCGTCGAACGCCACGAGCCCTCCAAAGGCAACGACCCCTTCACCCTCGCCGAAGCTCGCGTAGCCGGATACCTTCCCCTCAACGAAAAAAACAGCGTCTTCCTTACCGCCAGTGGAGGCACCGCATTCGGCGCGCCGCCAGAGGTCACCGACCTCCAGGGCTTCCCACTCGGCGGTCCATTCCGCCTCGGCTCCTACGGCCGCAACGAACTCCTCGGCACCCAGTACTGGCTCTTTCAAGGCGGATACGAACGCAAGATCTTCCGGCTACCACCACTCCTCGGCGAAGGCGTCTATGCCGTCGGCTTTTTTGAAGGAGGCAAGGTCTACAACAATCTCAACCCCGTGGACGAACTTGAATCCGAAGCTTGGGACGGAAGCGTCGCCGTCATCGTCCGCACCGCTCTCGGCCCCATCTATATAGGCGGAGCCGCTGGCAACAACGATCACCGCAAGTGGTGGTTCGGCCTCGGCCACGTCTTCTAG
- a CDS encoding sugar phosphate isomerase/epimerase family protein — translation MNPSRRLFLQQSAAVGLASLVPFRSAFGETSLPIGVQLYTVQDELKKDALATLHALAKIGYREVESFPLQDINAAQMRTMLNDAGLKCPSAHLFFGMADNAQLFDQANTLGAHYVVSSVLLPASPQAFDVSKMMDLIKAFTLDDFKKIAAKANEIGAQAQKAGLQYAYHNHNFEFRDYDGHTGYEILLSETDPKLVKFELDCGWMVTSGHNPIDYFTKYPGRYPLMHAKDFPAGTPVTTTLGVDPAHRPTEVGRGHIDFKPIIAAAEKSGLQHIFVEQDPPIEGMTSLEAVRVSYDALRPIV, via the coding sequence ATGAATCCCTCACGCCGTCTGTTCCTGCAACAGTCCGCTGCCGTTGGCCTCGCCTCCCTCGTTCCCTTCCGATCCGCATTCGGCGAAACCAGTCTCCCCATCGGCGTGCAGCTATACACCGTGCAGGACGAGCTAAAAAAAGATGCCCTCGCAACCCTCCACGCCCTCGCCAAGATCGGTTACCGCGAGGTCGAGTCCTTCCCCCTCCAGGACATCAACGCCGCCCAGATGCGGACCATGCTCAACGACGCGGGCCTCAAATGCCCCAGCGCCCATCTCTTCTTCGGCATGGCCGACAACGCCCAACTCTTCGATCAGGCCAACACCCTCGGCGCCCACTACGTCGTCAGCTCCGTCCTCCTTCCCGCCTCGCCGCAGGCCTTCGACGTCTCAAAGATGATGGATCTCATCAAAGCCTTCACCCTCGACGACTTCAAAAAGATCGCCGCCAAGGCCAACGAGATCGGCGCCCAGGCCCAGAAGGCCGGTCTCCAGTACGCCTATCACAACCACAACTTCGAGTTCCGCGACTACGACGGCCACACCGGCTACGAGATTCTCCTCAGCGAGACCGACCCCAAACTCGTCAAGTTCGAGCTCGATTGCGGCTGGATGGTCACCTCCGGCCACAATCCCATCGACTACTTCACCAAGTATCCCGGCCGCTATCCCCTCATGCACGCCAAGGACTTCCCCGCCGGCACTCCCGTCACCACCACTCTCGGCGTCGACCCCGCACATCGCCCCACCGAAGTCGGCCGCGGCCACATCGACTTCAAACCCATCATCGCCGCCGCCGAGAAGTCCGGCCTCCAACACATCTTCGTCGAGCAGGATCCACCCATCGAAGGAATGACCTCACTCGAAGCAGTCCGCGTCAGCTACGATGCTCTCCGCCCCATCGTCTAA